In Arthrobacter ramosus, one DNA window encodes the following:
- a CDS encoding acyl-CoA thioesterase, with translation MEKADITFRTRKWIRPEDLNANGTLFGGSLLKWIDEEAAIYAILQLGNGRAVTKYISEINFVSSAVQGDLVEMGLTAVRFGRTSLTMRAEVRNMITRDSILTIEEIVFVNLGHDGRPEPHGYTEITYDRDRIPTHHLTQALHED, from the coding sequence ATGGAAAAGGCCGACATCACATTCCGGACCCGCAAGTGGATACGCCCGGAGGACCTCAACGCCAACGGCACGCTGTTCGGTGGAAGCCTGCTGAAATGGATCGACGAGGAAGCGGCAATCTACGCAATCCTCCAACTTGGAAATGGCCGTGCCGTCACCAAGTACATCTCCGAAATCAACTTCGTCAGCTCGGCCGTCCAGGGCGATCTCGTGGAGATGGGCCTGACCGCAGTCCGCTTCGGCCGGACGTCGCTGACCATGCGCGCGGAGGTGCGCAACATGATCACCCGCGACAGCATCCTGACCATCGAGGAAATCGTGTTCGTCAACCTCGGGCACGACGGCCGGCCGGAACCGCACGGCTACACGGAAATCACCTATGACCGCGACCGCATCCCCACGCACCACTTAACGCAAGCGCTCCACGAGGACTAA
- a CDS encoding LamB/YcsF family protein has translation MNPTIDLVADLGEGFGAYTIGSDSDLLEIVSSANIACGFHAGDPDIMDATVAECVRRGVGIGAHPSFPDLRGFGRRDMGLTANEVRADVLYQLGALNGFAAFHGTKVTHIAPHGRLGNLVAVRADYAEAVAEAAARVDNELIVVAQEGELGNAARSAGLDVAIVGIVDRAYQEDGTLVPRSEPGAVLHDPSAIVERTVRMVCEGKIRCANGTDIDISTDTVLLHGDNPGAVELARLIRSELISAGVRIAPLAEVMDAKRKAA, from the coding sequence GTGAACCCGACAATTGATCTTGTAGCGGATCTTGGAGAGGGATTCGGTGCCTACACCATAGGCAGCGACTCCGATCTTCTGGAGATCGTTTCAAGCGCCAATATCGCTTGCGGGTTCCACGCGGGCGATCCCGACATCATGGACGCCACCGTTGCTGAATGTGTTCGCCGCGGGGTGGGCATTGGGGCCCATCCCAGCTTCCCTGACCTGCGTGGTTTCGGCCGCCGGGACATGGGCCTGACAGCCAACGAGGTACGTGCGGACGTGCTGTACCAGTTGGGAGCCCTGAACGGCTTCGCTGCCTTCCACGGAACCAAAGTGACCCACATTGCGCCGCACGGCCGGCTGGGGAATCTCGTGGCTGTCCGTGCGGACTACGCTGAGGCCGTGGCTGAGGCCGCCGCCCGCGTGGACAACGAACTCATCGTGGTAGCGCAGGAGGGCGAGTTGGGCAACGCGGCACGTTCCGCCGGCCTGGACGTGGCCATTGTTGGCATCGTCGACCGCGCATACCAGGAAGACGGCACGCTGGTTCCGCGCAGCGAGCCCGGCGCGGTACTGCACGATCCCTCGGCCATTGTCGAGCGAACGGTCCGCATGGTGTGCGAGGGCAAGATCCGATGCGCCAACGGCACTGACATCGACATCTCCACGGACACCGTCCTGCTTCACGGAGACAACCCCGGCGCTGTCGAACTCGCCCGGCTCATCCGTTCGGAGCTCATCTCGGCCGGCGTTCGTATCGCCCCGTTGGCAGAGGTCATGGATGCCAAGAGGAAGGCGGCCTGA
- a CDS encoding LysR substrate-binding domain-containing protein has protein sequence MDTRKLSYFVKIVDSGSITKAAAALHVAQPALSQQVSALESDLKQRLLIRSKQGVEPTAAGHTLYRHAQTILRLVEQARQDVATSGAAPSGRVSIAIAPYSMASSLTPQIIREVGRRYPDIVVHLTEIFGGVLSEAIKNGRLDMALIYEPGKIRGVQFTTMIVEDLHLVTHEDVDVAQGRTTVTLEEASGLGLFLPEKNHTLRQIIEKGLAEQGLPLRLVGEVESVPSLVRLIRANLGATVLPKSAADALFPDENFKVLRIVEPALQSKIALCTPDHEPLSEAASAVLILVKEMLQQQLISKYAADTPEA, from the coding sequence ATGGACACGCGGAAGCTCTCATACTTTGTCAAGATCGTTGATTCGGGGAGCATCACCAAGGCCGCCGCCGCGCTCCACGTCGCGCAACCTGCCCTCAGCCAGCAGGTGTCGGCGCTGGAAAGCGATTTGAAGCAACGCCTGCTGATCCGCAGTAAGCAAGGAGTCGAGCCGACCGCCGCGGGGCACACCCTCTATCGCCACGCCCAGACCATCCTGCGACTCGTCGAACAAGCACGGCAGGACGTAGCGACATCCGGGGCCGCGCCGTCGGGCAGGGTGTCCATTGCCATCGCCCCGTACAGCATGGCCTCGAGCCTGACGCCGCAGATCATCCGCGAGGTTGGCCGGCGATACCCGGACATTGTGGTGCACCTGACGGAAATCTTCGGCGGCGTGCTGAGCGAGGCAATCAAGAACGGCCGCCTCGACATGGCCCTGATCTATGAGCCGGGGAAGATCCGTGGAGTGCAGTTCACCACCATGATTGTGGAAGACCTGCACTTGGTGACCCACGAAGACGTCGACGTGGCCCAGGGTCGAACAACGGTCACCCTCGAAGAAGCCAGCGGCCTTGGACTATTCCTCCCCGAAAAGAACCACACCCTGCGCCAGATCATCGAGAAGGGACTGGCCGAGCAGGGGTTGCCCCTCCGGCTCGTAGGCGAAGTGGAATCGGTTCCGTCGCTTGTTCGGCTCATCCGCGCAAACCTCGGGGCCACCGTCCTTCCTAAGTCCGCCGCTGATGCGCTCTTCCCTGATGAGAACTTCAAGGTATTGCGGATCGTCGAACCGGCCCTGCAGAGCAAGATTGCCCTGTGCACCCCTGACCATGAGCCGCTGTCCGAGGCCGCCTCCGCCGTGCTCATCCTGGTCAAGGAGATGCTCCAGCAACAGTTGATCAGCAAGTACGCGGCCGATACACCCGAGGCTTGA
- a CDS encoding biotin-dependent carboxyltransferase family protein — MNGHILIQQPGNSVVTDLGRFRGPRFGLPVNGALDQYSARTANILAGNLDNDPLVEITALDFRMKADSDILIAVTGAPLALTVGGRPCSQWEPVSVRAGETVAIRGINRGLRAYLAVHGSVEAPTLLGSCAPDTVVGFGLQLKEGTTLPTRRSVGPVRQPYFDLPLFRLGLERPNMGQELMVDVTDGPDVAEFGDSAELLFTSEYAVSGRSNHIGLRLGGQLPERTSSGEVLSRGVPVGAVEVPSREELLVLHRGRGVTAGYPVLAVVTSNGLDVLAQARPGDKVHFRKTTVAEATSAHRRSRAQLETLRESVNTVFGLLGIGCRPQWQDLPVAACS, encoded by the coding sequence ATGAACGGGCACATCCTCATCCAGCAACCGGGAAACTCCGTGGTCACAGACCTTGGCCGTTTCCGCGGACCGCGCTTTGGACTGCCGGTCAACGGCGCCCTGGACCAGTATTCGGCCCGGACTGCCAACATCCTGGCTGGCAACCTGGACAACGATCCCCTGGTGGAGATCACGGCCCTCGACTTCAGGATGAAGGCCGACTCCGACATCCTGATCGCAGTTACGGGCGCTCCGCTGGCGCTCACCGTCGGTGGGCGTCCGTGCAGCCAGTGGGAACCGGTTTCGGTCCGTGCGGGCGAGACGGTGGCCATCCGGGGAATCAACCGGGGCCTCCGTGCCTACCTGGCCGTCCACGGCTCCGTGGAGGCGCCAACGCTGCTGGGTAGTTGTGCCCCGGACACCGTTGTGGGCTTCGGCCTGCAACTCAAGGAAGGAACCACACTCCCGACCCGCCGCAGCGTGGGCCCTGTTCGCCAACCGTACTTCGACCTTCCGCTCTTCCGCCTTGGCCTTGAACGGCCGAACATGGGTCAGGAACTGATGGTCGATGTGACCGACGGTCCGGATGTCGCCGAGTTTGGCGATTCCGCCGAATTGCTCTTCACGTCGGAATACGCCGTGAGTGGCCGGAGCAACCACATCGGCCTCAGGCTCGGCGGCCAACTTCCGGAAAGAACCTCAAGCGGTGAAGTGCTGTCGCGCGGGGTCCCGGTGGGCGCCGTCGAAGTTCCCTCACGGGAAGAACTGCTGGTACTGCATCGGGGACGCGGCGTCACCGCCGGATATCCGGTCCTCGCTGTGGTCACCAGTAATGGCCTGGATGTCCTTGCCCAAGCCCGCCCGGGCGACAAGGTCCACTTCAGGAAAACAACGGTGGCGGAGGCAACTTCCGCCCACCGGCGCTCGCGGGCGCAACTTGAAACCCTCCGCGAATCCGTCAACACAGTCTTCGGACTCCTTGGCATTGGATGCCGACCCCAGTGGCAGGACCTCCCGGTTGCGGCATGCAGCTAA
- a CDS encoding SDR family oxidoreductase, giving the protein MSFSDYNTALVTGASTGMGAAITERLAKRGLTVHAVARNEERLSELADRTGAIPQVVDLTDTAALTAVVSELKVDVLVNCAGVSRPGNLLDSSEQDIDELIDVNLRGLLQLTRLVLPGMVERDLGHIINISSIAGVYNFYGHTVYHATKAAVHQISRQLRNDTVGKRIRVTEICPGRVETEIFGRNMGGTPEAMEEAWKTYYEGYESLTTDDIVNALDYAIETPRHVNVGMLELMPTFQVPGGLTFDRR; this is encoded by the coding sequence ATGTCTTTTTCCGACTACAACACCGCCCTCGTCACCGGAGCGTCAACCGGTATGGGTGCCGCGATCACGGAGCGCCTGGCCAAAAGAGGCCTGACCGTTCACGCCGTGGCGCGCAACGAGGAACGCCTCAGCGAACTGGCCGATCGTACGGGTGCTATCCCGCAGGTAGTTGACCTGACCGACACAGCGGCCCTGACCGCCGTCGTGAGCGAACTGAAAGTCGACGTCCTGGTCAACTGCGCCGGAGTTTCCCGGCCCGGCAACCTCCTGGACTCGTCCGAGCAGGACATCGACGAGCTCATCGACGTCAACCTTCGCGGCCTGCTTCAGCTCACGCGGCTGGTCCTCCCGGGCATGGTGGAGCGCGATCTCGGCCACATCATCAACATCAGCTCGATCGCAGGCGTCTACAACTTCTACGGCCACACGGTGTACCACGCCACGAAGGCAGCCGTGCACCAGATCTCCCGGCAACTAAGGAATGACACGGTCGGCAAGCGCATCCGCGTGACCGAGATCTGCCCCGGCCGGGTGGAAACCGAGATCTTCGGCCGGAACATGGGCGGCACGCCTGAAGCCATGGAAGAAGCGTGGAAGACCTACTACGAAGGCTACGAGTCGCTGACCACTGACGACATCGTCAACGCCCTCGACTACGCCATCGAAACCCCTCGCCACGTCAATGTGGGCATGCTGGAACTCATGCCGACGTTCCAGGTCCCCGGCGGTCTCACCTTCGACAGGCGCTGA
- a CDS encoding 5-oxoprolinase subunit B family protein, giving the protein MSVLTAAPTEIYESGDSALRVVALAEASEDNWLTVHRLADWLESCGAEGLHGAVPTYDSVLVEFDPVLVSARQVRAFVKLGLLEMGRSAGAATAPREFDVPVVYGGDFGPDLERVAEYQGISTEEVIRLHTEKTYTVRCLGAPAGSPMMDGPAFSKPVPRLKDPRLSVPAGAVAVAGRQAVIAPASAPGGWCVIGQTPLTVLNIRREPLVPYKPGDILRFRPIEAAEFDSYVGMELEPRP; this is encoded by the coding sequence ATGTCCGTTCTCACTGCGGCTCCCACCGAGATCTATGAATCCGGAGACTCCGCATTGCGCGTTGTCGCCCTTGCTGAAGCAAGCGAGGACAACTGGCTCACAGTCCACCGTCTAGCAGACTGGCTGGAGAGCTGTGGCGCCGAGGGCCTTCACGGCGCGGTACCCACCTACGATTCCGTGTTGGTGGAATTCGACCCCGTCCTCGTGTCGGCCCGTCAGGTGCGCGCGTTCGTCAAGCTGGGACTCCTCGAAATGGGCCGTTCCGCCGGCGCCGCCACGGCACCCCGTGAGTTTGACGTCCCGGTGGTCTACGGCGGCGACTTCGGTCCCGACCTGGAGCGGGTAGCCGAATACCAGGGCATCTCCACCGAGGAAGTCATCCGCCTCCACACCGAAAAGACCTACACCGTTCGCTGCCTGGGTGCACCGGCTGGCTCGCCCATGATGGACGGCCCCGCGTTCTCCAAGCCCGTACCGCGTCTCAAGGATCCCCGGCTTAGCGTCCCGGCAGGGGCCGTGGCCGTGGCAGGACGCCAAGCCGTCATCGCTCCCGCGTCCGCGCCGGGTGGTTGGTGCGTTATCGGTCAGACCCCTTTGACCGTCCTGAACATTCGTCGTGAACCACTGGTCCCTTACAAGCCAGGAGACATTCTCCGGTTCCGTCCTATCGAGGCCGCAGAATTCGACTCGTACGTCGGTATGGAATTGGAACCAAGGCCATGA
- a CDS encoding cytochrome c oxidase assembly protein, giving the protein MNWPALVILIAAVVLYSKGLIAAKRRDIRWPLWNSFAFFFLGLGSFAALSFGFPGTYSHDLRWAFTLKVTSYLFVVPLLIGLGKPLTLARQTLGPVGAARVEAVLGHRLVRMLSNTLVAALLGLAMFTVFLTPFFYVLRTNPAADVILTLLVPVMGLLMTVPIMEDGAGRTSSLIVVEFIFVFIELLADAVPGVLMRLSPGILDGATSVLGNQPGWFPSPLRDQQLAGDLMWFLAEIVDLPLIILMFVRFSRSDKHEAKSFDDLSDEEIEALNRAHLGQGGRSLD; this is encoded by the coding sequence ATGAACTGGCCCGCCCTGGTCATTCTTATTGCCGCAGTCGTCCTGTATTCAAAGGGCCTGATTGCCGCTAAACGCCGGGATATCCGCTGGCCCTTGTGGAACTCGTTTGCCTTCTTCTTCCTTGGCCTGGGCAGTTTCGCGGCCCTCAGCTTTGGATTCCCGGGAACCTACAGCCACGATCTGCGGTGGGCATTCACCCTCAAAGTGACGTCTTATCTGTTTGTGGTCCCGCTGTTGATTGGCCTGGGCAAGCCGCTAACACTTGCAAGGCAGACCCTTGGCCCCGTGGGCGCGGCGAGGGTGGAAGCGGTCCTCGGGCATCGGCTCGTTCGGATGCTCAGCAACACGCTCGTGGCGGCGCTTCTGGGGCTCGCCATGTTCACGGTGTTCCTGACCCCGTTCTTCTACGTGCTCCGGACCAACCCCGCCGCCGACGTCATCCTGACTTTGCTGGTGCCCGTCATGGGACTCCTCATGACCGTACCGATCATGGAAGACGGCGCGGGACGCACCTCATCGCTCATCGTGGTCGAATTCATCTTTGTATTTATCGAGCTGCTCGCCGATGCGGTGCCTGGGGTCCTGATGCGGCTCAGCCCCGGAATTCTCGACGGCGCCACGTCAGTCTTGGGCAATCAGCCAGGCTGGTTCCCCTCGCCGCTGCGGGACCAGCAACTCGCGGGAGACCTGATGTGGTTCCTCGCGGAGATCGTGGATCTTCCCCTCATCATCCTGATGTTCGTCCGGTTCTCCCGGAGCGACAAGCATGAGGCCAAGAGCTTCGACGACCTGAGTGATGAAGAAATTGAAGCCCTGAATCGGGCACATCTGGGGCAGGGCGGACGCAGCCTGGATTGA
- a CDS encoding MFS transporter translates to MTANTNAAQVQHERLTGRQTRKVVTAGCVGIFVELYDNGIFAFMAGTLALVFLAPGNPDNALLFVFAGYAVSFFVRPLGAVVCGYLGDRIGRQKLLVFVILLISVATAGIGILPTYAAIGIAAPILLVLLRLLQGFSVGGEAAGAMTFLAEHAPEGKRGIITSYAQIASFAALLTGTLVAFSMSPWLTQAAIDGGGFGSFAWRIPFLVAIPMGVIGWYIRKAIADTPNFTKLKEEGGLSKNPLKEAFQSAEHRRAMVLALFIPLMNGSGYYVLFSYMPTFLKGKQLNFTIGEALFITACSLVVICIAIPFMGALSDRIGRKKVIAGSAIAMTILGIPSYSLIATGNMGLAILGASIMAVVFAGHTAVIHILIVELFPTRVRYSAYGLGYNISSALFGGTAPLLMTWLISSTGNIYMPAFYAVITALGTLAAVSTVKDRAHEPLRDA, encoded by the coding sequence ATGACCGCTAACACCAACGCTGCACAAGTGCAGCATGAACGGCTCACAGGCCGTCAAACGCGCAAGGTTGTCACCGCAGGCTGCGTTGGCATCTTCGTGGAACTCTATGACAACGGCATCTTCGCGTTTATGGCCGGAACACTTGCCTTGGTGTTCCTTGCCCCGGGCAACCCGGACAACGCCTTGTTGTTCGTGTTCGCCGGCTACGCAGTGTCGTTCTTCGTCCGGCCCCTTGGCGCAGTTGTTTGTGGCTACTTGGGTGACCGGATCGGCAGGCAAAAGCTACTGGTCTTCGTCATTCTGCTGATCAGCGTCGCCACTGCCGGTATCGGAATCCTGCCCACGTACGCGGCTATCGGCATCGCGGCGCCCATACTGCTCGTCCTCCTGCGGCTCCTGCAGGGCTTCTCGGTTGGCGGCGAGGCCGCCGGCGCTATGACCTTCCTCGCTGAACACGCCCCCGAAGGCAAGCGCGGCATCATCACCTCCTACGCACAGATCGCTTCGTTCGCAGCCCTGCTCACCGGCACCCTCGTGGCGTTCTCCATGTCTCCTTGGCTCACCCAGGCCGCGATCGACGGCGGTGGCTTCGGCTCCTTCGCATGGCGGATTCCTTTCCTGGTCGCCATTCCCATGGGCGTCATCGGTTGGTACATCCGCAAGGCCATCGCGGACACCCCCAACTTCACAAAGCTCAAGGAAGAGGGCGGTCTCTCCAAGAACCCGCTCAAGGAGGCCTTCCAGTCCGCTGAGCACCGCCGTGCCATGGTTCTGGCCCTCTTCATCCCGCTCATGAACGGCTCCGGCTACTACGTCCTGTTCTCCTACATGCCTACGTTCCTCAAGGGGAAGCAGCTCAACTTCACCATCGGCGAGGCACTGTTCATTACCGCCTGCAGCCTGGTTGTCATCTGCATCGCCATTCCTTTCATGGGTGCCCTGTCCGACCGCATCGGCCGCAAGAAGGTCATCGCCGGCTCCGCTATCGCCATGACCATCCTGGGCATCCCGTCCTACTCCCTCATCGCAACGGGAAACATGGGCCTGGCCATCCTTGGCGCCTCGATCATGGCCGTTGTCTTCGCCGGCCACACGGCCGTCATCCACATCCTGATCGTTGAGCTGTTCCCCACCCGGGTTCGGTACTCCGCCTACGGTCTCGGCTACAACATCTCCTCCGCGCTCTTCGGCGGAACGGCCCCGTTGCTGATGACCTGGCTCATCAGCAGCACCGGCAACATCTACATGCCCGCCTTCTACGCAGTCATCACGGCCCTCGGCACGCTTGCAGCCGTGAGCACGGTCAAGGACCGGGCCCACGAACCCCTGCGCGACGCTTAA